One region of Streptomyces davaonensis JCM 4913 genomic DNA includes:
- the lhgO gene encoding L-2-hydroxyglutarate oxidase: MRVRSVAYDCDVLVVGGGIVGLSTAYAITRAAPGTRVTVLEKEPGPARHQTGRNSGVIHSGIYYRPGSLKARYAVRGAAEMVKFCAEYDIGHAVTGKLIVATERAELPRLHALVQRGRENGIPVRELGAAQIAEYEPEVRGLAAIHVGTTGICDFVGVARRLAEASGAEIRYGAQVVRVDRRPELGVAVRTADGDVVRGRVLVNCAGLYCDEIARLTGDDPEMRIVPFRGEYYSLARPELVRGLVYPVPDPAFPFLGVHLTRGIDGGVHLGPNAVPALAREGYGWRTVRPRELASTLGWPGSWAIARRHWRYGAGELRRSVSKAAFTDAVRRMLPAVTESDLVAAAAGVRAQAVLRDGTLVDDFLLREGPRAVHVLNAPSPAATASLPIGREIARRALAALART; the protein is encoded by the coding sequence ATGCGGGTGCGGTCGGTGGCGTACGACTGTGACGTGCTGGTGGTCGGCGGTGGGATCGTCGGTCTGTCCACCGCGTATGCGATCACGCGTGCCGCGCCGGGGACGCGGGTCACCGTGCTGGAGAAGGAGCCCGGGCCGGCCCGCCACCAGACGGGGCGCAACAGCGGGGTGATCCACAGTGGGATCTACTACCGGCCCGGCTCGCTGAAGGCGCGGTACGCCGTGCGCGGGGCCGCCGAGATGGTGAAGTTCTGCGCCGAGTACGACATCGGTCATGCCGTCACCGGGAAGCTGATCGTCGCCACCGAGCGGGCGGAGCTGCCCCGGCTGCACGCGCTGGTGCAGCGAGGGCGGGAGAACGGGATTCCGGTGCGGGAGCTGGGGGCCGCGCAGATCGCCGAGTACGAGCCGGAGGTCCGGGGGCTTGCGGCGATACACGTCGGAACCACCGGGATCTGCGATTTCGTGGGGGTGGCCCGGCGACTGGCCGAGGCCTCAGGGGCGGAGATCCGGTACGGGGCCCAGGTCGTACGGGTGGATCGGCGGCCGGAGCTGGGGGTCGCCGTGCGGACGGCGGACGGGGACGTCGTGCGCGGGCGGGTGCTGGTGAACTGTGCCGGGCTGTACTGCGACGAGATCGCCCGCCTCACCGGGGACGATCCGGAGATGCGCATCGTGCCCTTCCGCGGGGAGTACTACTCGCTGGCGCGGCCGGAGCTGGTGCGGGGACTGGTGTATCCGGTGCCGGATCCGGCGTTCCCCTTCCTCGGGGTGCACCTGACCCGGGGTATCGACGGAGGCGTGCACCTCGGTCCCAACGCGGTGCCGGCGCTGGCCCGGGAGGGGTACGGCTGGAGGACGGTACGACCTCGGGAGCTGGCCTCGACGCTGGGGTGGCCCGGGTCGTGGGCGATAGCCCGGCGGCACTGGCGCTACGGGGCGGGGGAGCTGCGGCGGTCGGTGTCCAAGGCGGCGTTCACGGACGCGGTGCGCAGGATGCTGCCCGCGGTGACCGAGTCCGACCTGGTGGCGGCGGCGGCCGGGGTACGGGCACAGGCCGTCCTGCGGGACGGCACCCTGGTCGACGACTTCCTCCTCCGGGAGGGGCCACGGGCGGTACACGTCCTGAACGCCCCGTCCCCGGCGGCGACGGCGTCCCTGCCGATCGGGAGAGAGATTGCCCGTCGAGCCCTGGCGGCGCTGGCGCGCACCTGA
- a CDS encoding asparagine synthase-related protein yields MRWLVGWSSTAAGAAVIGSAGATGPDGETVHPVGSQLLWGDPDPLWAVGDWRPDEVRVVQADAQTRIAVLGICGASDEQLRVGLFAARGGALRHLTAWPGSYTAVVQVGRRVMVCGDLAGARPVFYTPWAGGTAYATAALPLADLIEANLDFGHLAALLAAPDVPAALDDSTPYDGVRRIPPGHALILRAGAREIAGYEPVASLAVAAPPADPDSAVDAVRDALVEAVRARLSAPRHVPGDGIDPGPVPGMGPAERRAARGMPVPGIGADLSGGPASGTLALLAAGLPGMPGTVLGHGTGAGERLLAVTFNDLAVGGRESELERAGTLAANPRLHHVVVAGGEETLPYADLDGPLTDEPGPSLVTAARHRARLAAGSADHFTGYGARQVLDAHPARLTDLLMDRKRRHLVRPVAALAKADGSVMVPARVYGAARKLARTPYRTGLEALAERLLQRRFDEPGGAVGASLAALTWARPGPAARWLTGEALAEVSVRLQGGTSRSAVGPGQRPGDYRARAALARHAADLRVLEQAAEIRFQRLHAPFLDNQVVRACRALPEALRVQPGARAAILRTVLEGSGVGDLPPGWGAPTHAPAAVAARTGLRVAANDLMGLFDTPLLAQAGLVEARVVRKALRAAAEGEPLPLDGLADLVSLELWLTRLLARRGTCWTGTPARARAVPAGITPQRGALGAGAGAPRA; encoded by the coding sequence ATGCGGTGGTTGGTGGGATGGAGCAGCACCGCCGCGGGGGCCGCCGTGATCGGCTCCGCGGGGGCCACCGGGCCCGACGGCGAGACCGTGCACCCGGTCGGGTCGCAACTCCTGTGGGGCGACCCCGATCCGCTCTGGGCGGTCGGCGACTGGCGCCCCGACGAGGTGCGCGTGGTGCAGGCCGACGCCCAGACCCGGATCGCCGTCCTCGGCATCTGCGGCGCGAGCGACGAGCAGCTGCGCGTCGGGCTCTTCGCCGCACGGGGCGGCGCACTTCGCCATCTGACGGCCTGGCCCGGCAGCTACACGGCCGTCGTCCAGGTCGGCCGCCGCGTCATGGTGTGCGGCGATCTGGCGGGCGCCCGGCCGGTGTTCTACACCCCGTGGGCCGGCGGTACGGCCTATGCGACCGCCGCGCTGCCCCTGGCCGACCTCATCGAGGCCAACCTCGACTTCGGGCATCTGGCGGCCCTGCTCGCCGCCCCGGACGTACCGGCGGCACTCGACGACTCCACGCCCTATGACGGCGTACGGCGCATCCCGCCGGGGCACGCGCTGATCCTGCGTGCCGGGGCACGCGAGATCGCCGGGTACGAGCCGGTCGCCTCCCTCGCGGTGGCGGCACCCCCCGCCGACCCGGACAGCGCGGTGGACGCCGTACGCGACGCGCTGGTGGAGGCGGTACGCGCCCGGCTCTCCGCACCCCGGCACGTCCCCGGCGACGGCATCGACCCCGGGCCCGTGCCCGGTATGGGTCCCGCCGAACGGCGTGCCGCGCGTGGGATGCCCGTTCCCGGGATCGGCGCCGACCTCTCCGGCGGCCCGGCCTCCGGCACCCTCGCGCTGCTCGCCGCCGGCCTGCCGGGCATGCCGGGCACGGTGCTGGGCCACGGCACGGGCGCGGGGGAGCGGCTGCTGGCGGTCACCTTCAACGACCTCGCCGTGGGCGGCCGGGAGTCCGAGCTGGAACGGGCGGGCACCCTCGCGGCCAACCCGCGCCTGCACCACGTCGTGGTGGCCGGCGGCGAGGAGACCCTGCCGTACGCCGATCTGGACGGCCCGCTCACCGACGAACCCGGGCCGTCCCTGGTGACGGCGGCGCGACACCGGGCCCGCCTCGCGGCGGGCAGCGCCGACCACTTCACCGGCTACGGCGCCCGCCAGGTCCTGGACGCCCATCCGGCCCGGCTGACCGACCTGCTGATGGACCGCAAGCGGCGGCACCTGGTCCGTCCCGTCGCGGCCCTCGCCAAGGCGGACGGCTCGGTGATGGTCCCCGCGCGGGTGTACGGCGCGGCGCGCAAGCTGGCGCGCACGCCCTATCGCACCGGCCTTGAGGCGCTGGCCGAGCGCCTGCTCCAGCGCCGGTTCGATGAACCCGGAGGTGCCGTAGGGGCGTCGCTCGCGGCGCTCACCTGGGCCAGACCCGGCCCGGCGGCGCGCTGGCTGACGGGCGAGGCACTGGCTGAAGTATCGGTTCGCCTGCAAGGGGGGACCAGCCGCTCCGCGGTCGGTCCGGGACAGCGCCCCGGTGACTACCGCGCGCGTGCGGCGCTCGCCCGGCACGCCGCCGACCTGCGTGTCCTGGAACAGGCCGCCGAGATCCGCTTCCAGCGCCTGCACGCGCCGTTCCTCGACAACCAGGTCGTGCGCGCCTGCCGTGCGCTCCCCGAGGCCCTGCGCGTCCAGCCCGGCGCCCGCGCGGCGATCCTGCGTACGGTCCTGGAGGGCTCGGGCGTAGGCGACCTCCCGCCGGGCTGGGGCGCCCCGACCCACGCGCCCGCAGCCGTGGCCGCCCGCACCGGACTGAGGGTGGCGGCGAACGACCTGATGGGGTTGTTCGACACGCCCCTGCTGGCGCAGGCGGGACTGGTGGAGGCCCGCGTGGTCCGCAAGGCCCTCCGCGCGGCGGCCGAGGGCGAACCCCTTCCGCTGGACGGCCTGGCCGACCTGGTCTCCCTGGAACTCTGGCTCACCCGGCTGCTGGCCCGCCGGGGCACCTGCTGGACCGGCACCCCCGCACGCGCGCGTGCGGTGCCCGCGGGGATCACCCCGCAGCGGGGCGCGCTGGGGGCCGGTGCCGGGGCCCCACGGGCGTAG